The sequence ACGCCGCCCACGTCCGCGCTGATGAGGCGCGCGCCCAGGGCTTCCTGTCCCGGCAGCCCACGTTCCACGAGCACGGCCGGCTCCCTGGACAGGATCGCCACGCCGTTCCAGCTCTTCTGACCGTGAACCAGTGCGTGATAGCCCGCGGTTTGCAGCTCGAGAAAGGGGAACTGTTCTTCCGTGAGCTTCAACTCCTGCAGGCCGACGACGTCGGGCTCTCGAGTCCGAAGCCAGTGCAGCAGCAAGTCCAAGCGCGCCCGCAGCCCGTTGACGTTCCAGGTGGCCAGTCGCATCGCTTCAGCCTGCCTGCGCGCCCACTTCGAGACCAAACTGGCGCAAGATGCGCCGGGCGACGACCGACTTGTGCACTTCGTCGGGTCCATCGTAGATGCGCGCGGCACGCTCGTGGCGGTAGAACCATGCGAGCGGAGTGTCGTCGGTCATGCCCAGCGCGCCGTGGGCCTGAATGGCGCGATCGAGCACTCGTTGCAGCACACCCGCGACGTGGAACTTGATGCAGCTGACCTCGATGCGCGCGTCACGGGCTCCCGCCGTGTCCATCTTCCACGCCGCGTGCTGCACCAAGAGCCGAGCGGCGTCGATCTCGGCTCGGCTCTCGGCGATCCATTGTTGAACCATCTGCCGCGTGCCGAGGGGCTTGCCCGGCGCGATCTCGCGCCGCACCGCCTGGCTGCACATCAGCTCGAAGGCACGCTCGCAGATGCCGATCCAACGCATGCAATGGTGAATGCGGCCAGGCCCCAGGCGCTCCTGAGCGATCAGGAACCCTGCCCCCTCGTCGCCCAGACGATTATCCACCGGCACGCGGCAATTCTCGTAGGCGATTTCCGAGTGGCTGGCCCAACCCGAGCCGGCCTCCCCCATCACCGGGATCAGTCGAACCTGGCGAAAGCCGGGAGTGTCCGTGGGTACGATGATCATGCTGGCGCGCGCGTAGGGCGAGGCTTGCTCGTCGGTCACGGCCATCACGATCGCGAAGGCAGCGCCGTCACCCGCGGTCGTGAACCACTTGCGACCGTTGACCACGTAGTGGTCCCCGTCGCGCTTCGCCGTCGTGGAGAGCCACGCGGGATTGGACCCCGCCTTGTCGGGCTCCGTCATCGAGAAGCAACTGCGGATCTTGCCAGCGGCGAGCGGGCGTAGGTAGGCGTCCTTCTGCTGCTCGGTACCGAACAGGTGCAAGACCTCCATGTTGCCGGCGTCGGGTGCCTGTGCGCCGAAGCAGTAGTGACCAAAGGGGCTTTTGCCCAGTCGTTCACTGACCAGCCCGTGCTCGCGAAAAGAAAGCCCCAGGCCGCCATACTCTTTCGGCACCTGAGGGGCCCATAGCCCAGCCGCCTGAACGGCCGCGCGCGCTCGGGAAAACTCGGCGTCGCACTCGACGAAGGGCCGGCCCGCCACTGCCGCCTCGAGCGGGTACACGACCTCGTTCATGGTGGCGGCAACGCGCTCGAGCAAGGCGTCCATTTCCGCGGAACGTTCGAAGGAGAACATGACGCCCCCTTAGCGCGCCCAGGCCGACGAATCCATGCGCTCGATGCCTGCATGCCTCCGGCATGAAAAGCGAGGCGACCCCTCGACGCCGGCCGGCGAGACCCAGTCGAGATCCCGATGGCTCAGCGCCGAGTCCATTCGGCGGACGGCAGGTGCCCGACGGTGTTGTACCGGACCAGACCGACTCGTGAGCCGGAGAACTGCACTTCGCTGACGCTGGCGTTGTTGAGCATCCAGCCCAGCTCCAAACTGCGGCGCGCGTCGGTGCCTAAAACGGTGCCGACGACGACGCCAAGGGTACCGGCGGAAGAGAACAACGCAACGCTGCGACCCGAAGCCGTCGCCCGCAGCAACCCGTCGAAGGCCCCGCGAACTCGGCCCACGAAGTCTTCCCAGCTGGGCACTCCCGGTGGCGTGCGTCCCGCAGCCCACAGCAGCAGGGCGTGACGCATCAACAAGTCGAGGGCGCGTCCGCGACGGCGCGGCTCGACGCTGGCGGACATGACGTCCTCGAGGTGTTGCGCCAGCTCCGGCTCGCCGCGCATCTCGTCGGCGAAGCCCGCGAGCACTTCATCGGCCGGGTACTCGTCGAAGGCGTCGAGTACCTCCAAAGCCGGAGCGCGTTCGGCGTCTTGGGCGCGCAGCACCTCCACGGCCGTGTCGCGCTGGCGCCGCCGAGGGCCCGCCACCACGCGGTCCAGATGCAATCCCTGCTGCTGCCAAGCGAGGCCCAGGCGCTCTGCCTGCGCCAGACCACGCGCGCTCAGTCGATCGTAGTCGTCGGACAAGAACGACGCCTGAGCGTGGCGCACCAAGTACACCACGCTCATGGCTTGTCTCGCCCTCTCACGCCTTCTTGGCTTCCAATTGCCTGCGGCGCAGCGCCTCGAGG is a genomic window of Polyangiaceae bacterium containing:
- a CDS encoding histidine phosphatase family protein — protein: MSVVYLVRHAQASFLSDDYDRLSARGLAQAERLGLAWQQQGLHLDRVVAGPRRRQRDTAVEVLRAQDAERAPALEVLDAFDEYPADEVLAGFADEMRGEPELAQHLEDVMSASVEPRRRGRALDLLMRHALLLWAAGRTPPGVPSWEDFVGRVRGAFDGLLRATASGRSVALFSSAGTLGVVVGTVLGTDARRSLELGWMLNNASVSEVQFSGSRVGLVRYNTVGHLPSAEWTRR
- a CDS encoding acyl-CoA dehydrogenase family protein, with protein sequence MFSFERSAEMDALLERVAATMNEVVYPLEAAVAGRPFVECDAEFSRARAAVQAAGLWAPQVPKEYGGLGLSFREHGLVSERLGKSPFGHYCFGAQAPDAGNMEVLHLFGTEQQKDAYLRPLAAGKIRSCFSMTEPDKAGSNPAWLSTTAKRDGDHYVVNGRKWFTTAGDGAAFAIVMAVTDEQASPYARASMIIVPTDTPGFRQVRLIPVMGEAGSGWASHSEIAYENCRVPVDNRLGDEGAGFLIAQERLGPGRIHHCMRWIGICERAFELMCSQAVRREIAPGKPLGTRQMVQQWIAESRAEIDAARLLVQHAAWKMDTAGARDARIEVSCIKFHVAGVLQRVLDRAIQAHGALGMTDDTPLAWFYRHERAARIYDGPDEVHKSVVARRILRQFGLEVGAQAG